A genomic segment from Spinacia oleracea cultivar Varoflay chromosome 3, BTI_SOV_V1, whole genome shotgun sequence encodes:
- the LOC110778664 gene encoding DUF21 domain-containing protein At4g14240 produces MHMMNAISFARVVARCAGAAEAEAGHLPFGSMWWIIYAGISFLMVIFAGIMSGLTLGLMSLSLVDLEILQRSGDSSEKKQAAAILPVVQKQHQLLVTLLLCNACAMEALPLYLDKLVNQFLAIVLSVTFVLFFGEVIPQAICTRYGLAVGANFVWLVRILMIICYPIAFPIGKVLDCVLGHNEVLFRRAQLKALVSIHSKEAGKGGDLTHDETTIISGALDLTEKTAEEAMTPIESTFSLDVHSKLDWEAMGKILARGHSRVPVYFGNPQNIIGLLLVKSLLTVRAETETPVSAVSIRRIPRVPSDMPLYDILNEFQKGSSHMAAVVKTKMKNKSPSRNHEEKPKDYNVTSEDSTLTTPLLPTQEDCSENLVIDIDKAWKAITMNGQATSHFSSDVEDGEVIGIITLEDVFEELLQEEIVDETDEYVDVHNRIRVAAAAAAASSIARAPSLRRLTGYKGSGGSNKTGHAPRKSNIESVISNQILCDSSGENSVSQTPNKSYTEISVSMRLQETTTDPSLESKR; encoded by the exons TGGTGGATAATATACGCCGGAATATCATTTTTAATGGTAATTTTTGCGGGTATAATGTCGGGTCTTACTCTCGGGTTGATGTCTCTTAGCCTTGTTGATCTTGAAATTCTACAGCGTAGTGGAGATTCCTCCGAGAAAAAGCAGGCTG CTGCCATTCTTCCTGTTGTTCAGAAGCAACATCAGCTGCTTGTTACCTTGCTcctgtgcaatgcttgtgctaTGGAG GCCCTTCCTTTATACCTGGATAAGCTCGTTAATCAGTTTCTGGCTATTGTGCTTTCTGTAACTTTTGTTCTATTCTTTGGAGAG GTTATTCCACAAGCAATCTGCACAAGATATGGACTTGCGGTTGGTGCCAATTTTGTCTGGCTTGTGCGCATACTAATGATTATTTGCTACCCAATTGCATTTCCAATTGGCAAG GTTCTAGACTGTGTGTTGGGACATAACGAAGTGCTTTTCAGGCGTGCTCAGTTGAAAGCACTTGTTAGCATCCACAGCAAGGAG GCTGGCAAAGGGGGAGATCTTACACATGACGAAACGACCATTATAAGTGGTGCTCTAGATTTGACCGAAAAG ACTGCAGAGGAAGCAATGACGCCTATTGAGTCAACATTCTCATTAGATGTTCATTCAAAGCTAGACTG GGAGGCAATGGGAAAAATTCTTGCAAGGGGTCACAGTCGCGTTCCTGTCTATTTCGGAAATCCCCAAAATATTATTGGTCTGTTATTG GTAAAAAGCCTTCTTACTGTTAGGGCAGAAACAGAGACCCCAGTCAGTGCTGTTTCCATCCGGCGAATTCCTAG GGTTCCTTCTGATATGCCCCTCTATGACATTTTAAATGAGTTCCAAAAGGGAAGTAGTCACATGGCGGCAGTTGTAaaaactaaaatgaaaaacaagaGCCCATCTAGAAACCATGAAGAGAAACCGAAGGACTACAATGTCACATCTGAGGATTCCACACTAACAACTCCCTTGCTCCCAACTCAAGAAGACTGCTCGGAAAACTTAGTTATTGACATTGATAAGGCTTGGAAGGCTATCACTATGAATGGGCAAGCTACCTCACATTTTTCATCAGATGTTGAAGATGGCGAGGTTATTGGCATAATCACCCTGGAGGATGTGTTTGAAGAACTTTTGCAG GAGGAAATTGTTGATGAGACAGATGAATATGTAGATGTGCATAACCG gaTTCGTGTggcagcagcagcagctgcTGCTTCTTCAATTGCACGAGCCCCTTCACTAAGAAGGCTGACCGGGTACAAGGGATCT GGTGGTTCAAATAAGACGGGACACGCTCCACGGAAGTCTAATATAGAAAGTGTCATCTCAAATCAAATACTTTGCGACTCCAGTGGGGAAAATTCTGTCTCGCAAACGCCAAACAAGTCTTATACAGAGATTTCTGTCTCTATGAGATTACAAGAAACTACAACTGACCCTTCTCTTGAaagtaagagatga